Proteins from a genomic interval of Prevotella sp. E13-27:
- a CDS encoding YhcH/YjgK/YiaL family protein — protein MVIDTLDNLAKYESMNPLFKDVVEFLKNNNLDALEEGKHEIKGKDLFVNITTAKSKEPDAAVIETHKKMIDIQIPLDVQETYGYTPLCRLPEAPYNEEKDITKYPDLMAESFVDCQPGMFAIFFPQDGHAPCISFAPEIKKAIFKVKA, from the coding sequence ATGGTAATTGACACTCTTGACAATCTCGCTAAGTACGAGTCAATGAATCCACTTTTCAAGGATGTGGTGGAGTTCCTGAAGAACAACAACCTCGATGCTCTTGAGGAAGGAAAACACGAAATCAAAGGCAAGGACCTTTTCGTAAACATTACTACTGCTAAATCAAAGGAACCAGATGCAGCTGTGATTGAAACCCACAAGAAGATGATTGACATCCAGATTCCTCTCGATGTACAGGAGACTTATGGCTACACACCTTTGTGCCGTCTGCCTGAAGCACCCTATAACGAAGAGAAAGACATTACGAAATATCCTGACCTCATGGCAGAGAGCTTCGTAGACTGTCAGCCAGGCATGTTTGCCATCTTCTTCCCACAGGACGGTCATGCACCTTGCATTTCCTTTGCCCCAGAAATCAAGAAGGCAATATTCAAGGTAAAGGCGTGA
- a CDS encoding phosphoglycerate kinase — MTINEFNFAGKKAIVRVDFNVPLDENGKITDDTRIRGALPTLKKILADGGAVIIMSHMGKPKGKVDAKKSLGQIREAVEKALGVPVAFAPDCAKAQDAAKALKMGEALLLENLRFYPEEEGKPVGIDKADPAYDEAKKAMKASQKEFAKTLASYADCYVMDAFGTAHRKHASTAVIADYFDANNKMLGLLMEKEVQAVDAVLSNIKRPFVAIMGGSKVSSKIGIIENLLGKVDKLILCGGMTYTFAKAHGGEIGDSIVEMDKLDVALGVEELAKKNGVELVLGTDCTATNGLDFDTMTVKAGAEIITCPANKVPAGFEGVDAGVESQKAFAAAIDGAKTILWNGPAGVFECDAFTAGSRAIGEAIAKATKEGAFSLIGGGDSVACVNKFGLADQVSYISTGGGALLEAIEGKILPGVAAIKGE; from the coding sequence ATGACAATCAATGAATTCAATTTTGCCGGTAAGAAGGCAATCGTGCGCGTTGACTTCAACGTGCCCCTCGACGAGAATGGTAAGATCACTGACGACACCCGCATCCGTGGTGCTCTGCCCACTCTGAAGAAGATCCTGGCTGACGGTGGTGCTGTCATCATCATGAGCCACATGGGTAAGCCAAAGGGAAAGGTTGACGCAAAGAAGTCACTCGGTCAGATTCGCGAGGCTGTAGAGAAGGCACTCGGTGTTCCCGTTGCTTTCGCTCCAGACTGCGCTAAGGCTCAGGACGCTGCCAAGGCTCTGAAGATGGGCGAGGCTCTGCTGTTGGAGAACCTGCGTTTCTATCCTGAGGAAGAGGGCAAGCCCGTTGGCATCGACAAGGCTGATCCCGCTTACGACGAGGCTAAGAAGGCTATGAAGGCCAGCCAGAAGGAGTTTGCTAAGACTCTCGCTTCTTACGCTGACTGCTATGTTATGGACGCCTTCGGCACAGCTCACCGCAAGCACGCTTCTACAGCTGTTATCGCCGACTACTTCGACGCAAACAACAAGATGCTCGGTCTGCTCATGGAGAAGGAGGTTCAGGCTGTTGACGCCGTTCTCTCTAACATCAAGCGTCCTTTCGTAGCCATCATGGGTGGTTCAAAGGTATCTTCTAAGATCGGTATCATCGAGAACCTGCTCGGCAAGGTTGACAAGCTCATCCTCTGCGGTGGTATGACCTACACCTTCGCAAAGGCTCACGGTGGCGAGATTGGCGACTCTATCGTTGAGATGGACAAGCTCGATGTAGCTCTGGGCGTTGAGGAGCTGGCTAAGAAGAACGGCGTAGAGCTCGTTCTCGGCACAGACTGCACAGCTACCAATGGTCTCGACTTCGACACCATGACCGTTAAGGCTGGCGCAGAAATCATCACATGCCCTGCTAACAAGGTTCCTGCTGGCTTCGAGGGCGTTGACGCAGGCGTAGAGAGCCAGAAGGCTTTCGCTGCAGCTATCGACGGCGCTAAGACCATTCTGTGGAACGGTCCTGCAGGTGTGTTCGAGTGTGATGCTTTCACCGCTGGCTCACGTGCTATTGGCGAAGCTATCGCAAAGGCAACCAAGGAAGGTGCATTCTCTCTCATCGGTGGTGGTGACTCTGTAGCATGTGTCAACAAGTTCGGTCTTGCTGACCAGGTTAGCTACATCTCTACTGGTGGTGGTGCTCTTCTCGAGGCTATCGAGGGCAAGATCCTCCCAGGCGTAGCAGCCATCAAGGGTGAGTAA
- a CDS encoding phosphatidylinositol-4-phosphate 5-kinase produces MKRYIYTLFLLIFSFNLVYSQKVTIGTCKTKDDGDYNGEMASGKPHGKGRTTWKDGDVFEGEYVKGKRQGYGVYTFADGEKYEGEWLQDHQHGLGTYHFSTNNKYVGLWYRDVQQGHGVMYYFNGDRYDGQWHDNMRSGKGTYTYTSGAYYKGEWKDDKKEGHGSFFWTDGSSYEGQWLNDLKSGKGTYKYTNGDIYVGSFQKDLMHGKGIYRFANGDIYEGEYISGMRSGVGIFRYANGDRYTGQFFNGAKQGQGTLVWQNGNTYTGQWAGDQPNGKGKLKTKQGDEVDGQFKDGLPHGECIGHLADGSKFKAQFRNGKRHGAAIEESKDGKRFEGNYINGRRDGKFVEKDRNGNITAQGTYSYGRRQAVK; encoded by the coding sequence TTGAAACGATATATATACACATTATTTTTACTGATTTTTTCTTTCAACCTCGTATATTCTCAGAAAGTTACCATTGGTACATGCAAGACGAAGGACGATGGTGACTATAACGGAGAGATGGCTTCAGGCAAGCCTCATGGCAAGGGACGTACGACATGGAAGGATGGCGATGTCTTTGAAGGCGAATATGTAAAGGGCAAGCGTCAGGGCTATGGCGTTTATACGTTTGCCGATGGCGAGAAATATGAAGGCGAGTGGTTGCAGGACCATCAGCACGGACTGGGAACCTATCATTTTTCTACAAACAACAAATATGTAGGTCTTTGGTATCGCGATGTTCAGCAGGGTCATGGCGTGATGTACTATTTCAATGGTGACCGCTATGACGGACAGTGGCATGACAACATGCGTTCAGGCAAGGGTACCTACACATACACCAGCGGCGCATACTATAAAGGCGAGTGGAAAGATGACAAGAAGGAAGGGCACGGCTCGTTCTTCTGGACTGACGGCAGCTCTTATGAAGGACAGTGGCTGAACGACCTTAAGTCAGGTAAGGGCACGTATAAGTACACCAATGGCGATATATATGTAGGCTCTTTCCAGAAAGACCTCATGCATGGCAAGGGAATCTATCGTTTTGCCAATGGCGACATATATGAGGGTGAGTATATCTCAGGCATGCGTAGTGGGGTGGGCATATTCCGCTATGCCAATGGCGACAGATATACAGGCCAGTTCTTCAATGGCGCAAAGCAGGGACAGGGCACGCTGGTATGGCAGAATGGCAATACCTATACCGGCCAGTGGGCAGGCGACCAGCCTAACGGCAAGGGGAAGCTGAAGACGAAACAGGGCGACGAAGTGGACGGACAGTTCAAGGACGGTCTGCCTCACGGTGAATGTATAGGCCATCTGGCTGACGGCTCAAAGTTCAAGGCTCAGTTCCGCAACGGCAAGCGTCATGGTGCAGCCATTGAGGAGTCGAAAGACGGCAAGCGCTTTGAAGGCAACTATATCAATGGCCGACGCGACGGAAAGTTTGTAGAGAAAGACCGCAACGGCAACATAACCGCCCAAGGCACCTACAGCTACGGACGGCGTCAGGCTGTGAAATGA
- the kdsB gene encoding 3-deoxy-manno-octulosonate cytidylyltransferase, which translates to MKFIAIIPARYASTRFPGKPLAMLGGKMVIERVYQQAVSVLGEAYVATDDERIFNAVESFGGKAVMTSANHKSGTDRIEEAATKLNTDADVIINIQGDEPFIQASQLETVKSLFADPGTQIATLGKPFETIEAVENPNSPKIVTDINGYALYFSRSVIPYIRGKERAEWLKEFPFLKHIGLYAYRREVLREVTKLPQSPLELAESLEQLRWLQNGYRIKVGLTDVETVGIDTPDDLARAEEFLKKV; encoded by the coding sequence ATGAAATTCATTGCAATTATTCCTGCACGCTATGCCTCTACGCGATTCCCTGGCAAGCCACTTGCCATGCTTGGCGGAAAGATGGTCATTGAGCGTGTTTACCAGCAGGCTGTAAGCGTGCTTGGCGAAGCTTATGTCGCCACTGACGACGAGCGTATCTTCAATGCTGTAGAGTCTTTCGGCGGAAAAGCCGTCATGACTTCAGCCAACCATAAGAGCGGCACCGACCGAATAGAAGAGGCAGCCACAAAACTCAATACCGATGCTGACGTAATCATCAATATACAAGGCGACGAGCCCTTCATACAGGCATCACAGCTTGAAACCGTGAAGAGCCTTTTTGCTGACCCTGGCACACAGATTGCCACCCTTGGCAAACCCTTTGAAACCATCGAGGCAGTAGAGAATCCCAACTCGCCAAAGATTGTTACCGACATCAATGGCTATGCCCTTTATTTCAGCCGCAGCGTCATACCCTATATACGCGGAAAAGAGCGAGCTGAGTGGCTCAAGGAGTTCCCCTTCCTGAAGCACATAGGCCTCTACGCTTATCGACGCGAGGTGCTCAGAGAAGTAACCAAGCTTCCACAGAGTCCGCTTGAGCTGGCAGAGAGCCTTGAACAGTTGCGATGGTTGCAGAACGGCTATCGCATCAAGGTAGGACTCACCGATGTAGAGACAGTGGGCATAGACACTCCCGATGACCTTGCCCGAGCCGAAGAGTTTCTGAAAAAAGTATAA